A stretch of Candidatus Sphingomonas phytovorans DNA encodes these proteins:
- a CDS encoding MotA/TolQ/ExbB proton channel family protein — protein MTTAPDIAQQLGPFLDPLAISIVGGGTLLAVVLRTPMRDLSRAVAALGTIGRRRFDAGPLLDQIGALGRIARRHGVMALDRSVIADADVAAAIAAIVDGRPAADVEVLVRHCRRARIDRHVAAADVWAGMAEVAPAMGMVGTLIGLVGMFVKMDDPAAIGGSMAIALLATLYGALLANLVAMPVAARLRRHAREEAVERLRLEAPLVALAAREQPRAAAPPLGVPVPMADVV, from the coding sequence ATGACGACCGCACCCGATATCGCCCAGCAACTGGGCCCCTTTCTCGATCCGCTCGCGATCTCGATCGTCGGCGGCGGAACGTTGCTCGCCGTCGTGCTCCGCACGCCGATGCGCGATCTGTCGCGCGCCGTCGCGGCACTCGGCACGATCGGGCGCCGCCGGTTCGATGCCGGGCCGCTGCTCGACCAGATCGGCGCGCTTGGCCGAATCGCCCGGCGGCACGGCGTGATGGCGCTCGATCGCTCGGTCATCGCCGATGCCGATGTCGCCGCCGCGATCGCCGCGATCGTCGATGGTCGGCCCGCCGCCGATGTCGAGGTGCTCGTCCGGCACTGCCGTCGCGCGCGGATCGATCGCCATGTCGCCGCCGCCGACGTCTGGGCCGGCATGGCCGAGGTCGCTCCGGCGATGGGGATGGTCGGCACGCTCATCGGTCTGGTCGGCATGTTCGTGAAGATGGATGATCCGGCAGCGATCGGCGGCTCGATGGCGATTGCCCTGCTCGCCACGCTCTACGGCGCGCTGCTCGCCAATCTGGTTGCGATGCCGGTGGCGGCACGCCTGCGCCGCCACGCCCGCGAGGAAGCGGTCGAACGACTTCGACTCGAAGCACCGCTTGTCGCGCTCGCCGCCCGCGAGCAGCCGCGCGCCGCGGCGCCCCCGCTGGGCGTCCCCGTGCCGATGGCCGACGTCGTATGA
- a CDS encoding flagellar hook protein FlgE has translation MSFYTSLSGLQASQSEMSTISHNLANVSTNGFKKSRTDFADVIASSVSADPTKVVGSGTVVKANRQLFTEGNLKSTGSSLDLAISGDGFFTVKTNGINASTAYTRNGSFQVDPVSHYVVDAQGSALQVYPVDAQGNVTATGPDGLTNLTLPETSGVPVATSKVALDVNLSANATPPGTAFDRTNASSYNNSTATTIYDASGNAMTLTNYYVRNSATSPGGANSWSVYSYVGNQQLSVGGSTNPVQLAFNAAGTMTAPAAPVSYDAFTSSGGAAAQALSFDLTGTTQAASAFKVEARSQDGKSVGQLAGVTVDESGVVTANFSNGDTRALGKVALASFANPSGLRQMGNSYWSASGISGSATLGSANDNGYGSLMSGTVEGSNVDITEELVALIAAQRNFQANAKALDTASQISETIFNIR, from the coding sequence ATGTCCTTCTACACTTCGCTCAGCGGCCTGCAGGCGTCCCAGTCCGAGATGTCGACCATCTCGCACAACCTCGCCAACGTCTCGACCAACGGCTTCAAGAAGAGCCGGACCGATTTCGCCGACGTGATCGCGTCAAGCGTCTCGGCCGATCCCACCAAGGTGGTCGGATCGGGCACGGTCGTGAAGGCGAACCGCCAGCTGTTCACCGAGGGCAATTTGAAGTCGACCGGTTCCTCGCTCGACCTCGCCATTTCCGGCGACGGCTTCTTCACGGTCAAGACCAACGGGATCAACGCCTCGACCGCCTATACGCGCAACGGCAGCTTCCAGGTCGATCCGGTCAGTCATTATGTCGTCGATGCCCAGGGCAGCGCGCTTCAGGTCTATCCGGTCGACGCCCAGGGCAACGTCACCGCGACCGGCCCGGACGGCCTGACCAACCTGACCCTGCCTGAAACCAGCGGCGTCCCGGTCGCCACCTCAAAGGTCGCGCTCGACGTGAACCTGTCGGCCAACGCGACCCCGCCGGGCACCGCGTTCGACCGCACCAACGCCTCGTCCTACAATAATTCGACCGCGACGACGATCTACGACGCCAGCGGCAACGCGATGACGCTGACCAACTATTATGTCCGCAACAGTGCGACGAGCCCCGGGGGCGCCAATAGCTGGTCGGTCTATTCCTATGTCGGCAACCAGCAGCTGAGTGTCGGCGGTTCGACCAATCCGGTGCAGCTTGCCTTCAACGCCGCGGGCACGATGACCGCGCCGGCGGCCCCCGTCAGCTATGATGCCTTCACCTCGTCGGGCGGGGCCGCTGCCCAGGCGCTGAGCTTCGACCTCACCGGCACGACCCAGGCAGCGAGCGCCTTCAAGGTCGAGGCGCGCAGCCAGGACGGCAAGTCGGTCGGCCAGCTGGCCGGCGTCACGGTCGACGAATCGGGTGTCGTCACCGCCAATTTCTCGAACGGCGATACAAGGGCGCTGGGCAAGGTCGCGCTCGCCAGCTTCGCCAATCCGTCGGGACTGCGCCAGATGGGCAACAGCTACTGGTCGGCCAGCGGCATCTCCGGCTCGGCGACGCTCGGGAGCGCCAACGACAATGGCTACGGATCGCTGATGTCGGGCACCGTCGAGGGTTCCAACGTCGACATCACCGAGGAACTGGTCGCCCTGATCGCGGCGCAGCGGAATTTCCAGGCGAACGCCAAGGCGCTCGATACCGCGAGCCAGATCTCCGAAACCATCTTCAACATCCGCTGA
- a CDS encoding lytic transglycosylase domain-containing protein, translated as MTFNPIANLVGTKSTGSVQSAIALASQKTGIDFNYLMGQAQLESGMRADARAGTSSASGLYQFIEQSWLRVVKQHGAEHGLGWAADSISTTSTGRMTVSDPGLRRSILALRNDPQTASLMAAEHASDNKDAIESALGRDANGTDLYMAHFLGLGGARSFLGAMQDSPNRSGAAMFPAAARANHNIFYASNGQPRTLAQIYDRFTAKLENGAAGGAAKVGGVALASTTLGESGATVIPGNGETSTSDAAVWAQATLDQINGGAARAQTANLMRPTPDTARLAYMMLATLGA; from the coding sequence ATGACCTTCAATCCGATTGCCAATCTCGTGGGGACGAAATCGACCGGCTCGGTGCAGTCGGCGATCGCGCTTGCCAGCCAGAAGACCGGGATCGATTTCAACTATCTCATGGGTCAGGCGCAGCTCGAAAGCGGCATGCGCGCCGATGCGCGCGCCGGCACGTCGAGCGCTTCGGGCCTTTATCAGTTCATCGAACAGAGCTGGCTGCGGGTGGTGAAGCAGCACGGGGCGGAGCATGGCCTCGGCTGGGCGGCTGACAGCATCTCGACGACCAGTACAGGCCGTATGACGGTCAGCGATCCCGGCCTGCGGCGTTCGATCCTCGCGCTACGCAACGATCCGCAGACCGCCTCGCTCATGGCCGCGGAGCATGCGTCGGACAACAAGGACGCGATCGAGAGCGCGCTCGGCCGCGACGCCAACGGCACCGACCTCTATATGGCGCATTTCCTGGGCCTGGGCGGCGCTCGATCCTTTCTCGGCGCGATGCAGGACAGCCCCAACCGCAGCGGCGCGGCGATGTTCCCCGCTGCGGCGCGCGCCAATCACAATATCTTCTACGCCTCGAACGGCCAGCCGCGCACGCTCGCGCAGATCTATGACCGGTTCACCGCCAAGCTCGAAAACGGCGCGGCCGGCGGTGCGGCAAAGGTTGGCGGCGTTGCGCTTGCCTCGACCACGCTCGGTGAATCCGGCGCGACCGTCATTCCCGGCAATGGCGAGACCAGCACCAGCGACGCCGCCGTCTGGGCGCAGGCGACGCTCGACCAGATCAACGGAGGGGCCGCGCGCGCGCAGACCGCCAATCTCATGCGGCCGACGCCGGATACGGCGCGGCTGGCGTATATGATGCTCGCGACCCTGGGGGCCTGA
- the flhA gene encoding flagellar biosynthesis protein FlhA — MAVALKRGGMAPLFRSAALPVAILLLVVLMVVPIPPALLDLFFIMNITISLAVLMVSLNAQKPLDFSAFPTVLLFATLFRLSLNVASTRVVLVHGHEGESAAGHVIEAFGTFLIGGDYVVGLFVFAILVIINMIVVTKGAGRVSEVSARFTLDALPGKQMAIDADLNAGLITPEEAKARRIEVATEADFYGSMDGSSKFVKGDAVAGLLILAANIIGGLILGPVSHGMTIGDAAHNYVLLAVGDALVAQIPSLMLSIAAAAIVTRVTSSMDLAGQIGSQFGSARTWTPVAIILALLGLMPGMPHLVILPAAAAAGFAAWKLREIARRPAPVEVVAVEPVDQSRIGWEEVTDGMQVNIDIGYGLVPLVDERRGSPLMARITGVRRQLSKELGFVVPQVRVRDDINLAPFTYRIIVGGVTVGEDSVSPDEMLALDTGQAFGELQGKKAKDPTFGLDAVWIAAGDTDAATGAGYLVVDPGTVVATHLNHQLGAHASELLGPDEVQSLLDGLKDRAANLVASLSPSPLPLTTLTQVLRGLLAENVPLKEFRRIAAAIAVAAQRTLDADEIIEMIRPELGGLIIQKLCGVREPLRVMTLEGQLEGLLGQAVRSDPSRRHTIEPDLGRRIVDALQRAAQPLVDEAKPFALVVQPAIRVAIRKLVRTILPDTPVMSFFEVPEDKSVEVVAVIGAPGALPA; from the coding sequence ATGGCTGTTGCTCTCAAGCGTGGCGGCATGGCGCCGCTGTTCCGCTCCGCCGCGCTGCCGGTCGCGATCCTGCTGCTGGTCGTGCTGATGGTCGTGCCGATCCCGCCGGCCCTGCTCGACCTGTTCTTCATCATGAACATCACGATCAGCCTCGCCGTGCTGATGGTATCGCTGAACGCGCAGAAGCCGCTCGACTTCTCCGCCTTCCCCACCGTGCTGCTGTTCGCCACCTTGTTCCGCCTCAGCCTCAACGTCGCGTCGACCCGTGTCGTGCTGGTGCACGGTCATGAGGGAGAGAGCGCGGCCGGCCATGTCATCGAGGCGTTCGGCACCTTCCTGATCGGCGGCGACTATGTCGTCGGCCTGTTCGTCTTCGCCATCCTGGTCATCATCAACATGATCGTGGTGACCAAGGGTGCGGGCCGCGTGTCCGAAGTGTCGGCGCGTTTCACCCTGGACGCGCTGCCCGGCAAGCAGATGGCGATCGACGCCGATCTGAACGCCGGCCTGATCACGCCCGAGGAAGCCAAGGCGCGCCGTATCGAGGTTGCGACCGAGGCCGATTTCTACGGCTCGATGGACGGCTCGTCCAAGTTCGTGAAGGGCGATGCGGTCGCGGGCCTGCTGATCCTCGCCGCCAATATCATCGGCGGCCTGATCCTCGGCCCGGTCAGCCACGGCATGACGATCGGCGACGCCGCGCACAATTACGTGCTGCTCGCGGTCGGCGACGCGCTGGTCGCGCAGATCCCGTCGCTGATGCTGTCGATCGCCGCCGCGGCCATCGTCACCCGAGTGACGTCGAGCATGGACCTTGCCGGCCAGATCGGCAGCCAGTTCGGGTCGGCCCGTACCTGGACGCCGGTCGCGATCATCCTCGCCCTGCTTGGCCTCATGCCCGGCATGCCGCATCTCGTGATCCTGCCTGCCGCCGCCGCCGCCGGTTTCGCCGCGTGGAAGCTGCGCGAGATCGCCCGCCGCCCGGCCCCGGTCGAGGTCGTCGCGGTCGAGCCGGTCGACCAGTCGAGGATCGGCTGGGAAGAGGTGACCGACGGGATGCAGGTCAATATCGACATCGGCTATGGCTTGGTGCCGCTGGTCGACGAACGCCGCGGCAGCCCGTTGATGGCCCGGATCACCGGTGTCCGCCGCCAGCTGTCCAAGGAGCTCGGCTTCGTCGTGCCGCAGGTGCGCGTGCGCGACGACATCAATCTTGCGCCCTTCACCTATCGTATCATCGTCGGCGGCGTGACCGTCGGCGAGGACAGCGTCTCGCCCGACGAGATGCTCGCGCTCGATACCGGCCAGGCGTTCGGCGAGCTCCAGGGCAAGAAGGCCAAGGACCCGACCTTCGGGCTCGACGCGGTCTGGATCGCCGCCGGCGATACCGATGCCGCCACCGGTGCGGGTTATCTGGTGGTCGATCCGGGCACCGTGGTCGCGACTCATCTCAACCATCAGCTTGGCGCGCATGCCAGCGAATTGCTTGGCCCCGACGAAGTCCAGAGCCTGCTCGACGGGCTGAAGGATCGCGCCGCGAACCTCGTCGCGTCGCTGTCGCCCAGCCCGTTGCCGCTGACCACGCTCACCCAGGTGCTGCGCGGCCTGCTTGCGGAGAATGTGCCGCTGAAGGAATTCCGCCGCATCGCCGCCGCCATCGCGGTCGCCGCCCAGCGGACGCTCGACGCCGACGAGATCATCGAGATGATCCGCCCGGAGCTTGGCGGGCTGATCATCCAGAAACTGTGCGGCGTGCGCGAGCCGCTGCGCGTGATGACCCTGGAAGGCCAGCTCGAAGGGCTGCTCGGCCAGGCCGTCCGTTCCGATCCGTCGCGCCGCCACACCATCGAGCCCGATCTAGGCCGCCGGATCGTCGACGCGCTTCAGCGCGCCGCCCAGCCCCTGGTCGATGAGGCGAAGCCCTTCGCGCTCGTCGTCCAGCCGGCGATCCGCGTCGCCATCCGCAAACTCGTCCGTACCATCTTGCCGGATACCCCAGTCATGAGCTTCTTCGAAGTACCCGAGGACAAATCTGTCGAGGTCGTCGCCGTGATCGGCGCGCCCGGAGCGCTGCCGGCATGA
- a CDS encoding flagellar protein FlgN: MTPTNTRRDALIGVIESLHAEIAALKANDVEGLERATQAKLAGINAIAALGTGPAGPELRDLAEEANRLNETCRIYVNLMAANVRRRLQSLTGDAGSGYRPGMGLKVYA, translated from the coding sequence ATGACGCCGACTAACACCAGGCGCGACGCGCTGATCGGCGTGATCGAATCGCTCCACGCCGAGATCGCGGCGCTGAAGGCGAACGACGTCGAGGGGCTGGAGCGCGCGACCCAGGCCAAGCTTGCCGGCATCAACGCCATCGCCGCACTGGGTACTGGCCCGGCCGGCCCGGAACTGCGCGATCTCGCCGAGGAGGCCAACCGCCTCAACGAGACCTGCCGCATCTATGTGAACCTGATGGCGGCAAATGTTCGCCGCCGCCTGCAAAGTCTGACCGGCGATGCCGGTTCCGGCTACCGCCCGGGCATGGGGCTCAAGGTCTACGCCTGA
- a CDS encoding flagellar biosynthesis anti-sigma factor FlgM gives MDSISSKPVPGRDRQVVPVARAAPAAKATGREGVVAEQLELSAMAFGFADQPPVDVERVSRIRNAIRNGTFPIYPTTIADRLIALKLEWNPHDAD, from the coding sequence GTGGATTCGATCAGCTCAAAGCCAGTGCCCGGACGCGATCGGCAGGTCGTGCCGGTTGCGCGTGCCGCGCCGGCCGCCAAGGCGACGGGTCGTGAAGGCGTGGTCGCCGAGCAACTCGAGCTGTCCGCCATGGCGTTCGGCTTTGCCGACCAGCCGCCGGTCGATGTCGAGCGGGTATCGCGTATCCGCAACGCGATCCGCAACGGCACCTTTCCGATCTACCCTACGACGATCGCCGACCGGCTGATCGCGCTCAAACTCGAATGGAATCCGCATGACGCCGACTAA
- a CDS encoding flagellar motor protein MotB, whose translation MTEDFPEAAPGRPIWLMTLADLALLLVGFFVLIQASQNVDRKALARGIREGFGVSAAPTAAPDPIPVAAAAMMNFMPGSAALPSTPAGLIAWAREAVRDPRVVLKISGSADGSPRDVDALTGSGAVLAADRARAVAAALATAHVVPAGRMTIVNAPENPGRMHRTVVITIGFAGERQ comes from the coding sequence ATGACCGAGGATTTCCCGGAAGCGGCGCCCGGCCGTCCGATCTGGCTGATGACGCTCGCCGACCTGGCACTGCTGCTGGTCGGCTTCTTCGTGCTGATCCAGGCGAGCCAGAATGTCGACCGCAAGGCGCTGGCACGGGGTATCCGCGAAGGCTTCGGTGTGTCGGCAGCGCCGACAGCCGCGCCCGATCCGATTCCCGTGGCCGCGGCCGCGATGATGAATTTCATGCCCGGCTCCGCCGCGCTGCCCTCGACGCCTGCGGGCCTGATCGCCTGGGCGCGGGAGGCGGTGCGCGATCCCCGCGTCGTGCTGAAGATCAGCGGCAGTGCTGACGGCTCGCCCCGGGACGTCGATGCCCTGACGGGCAGCGGCGCCGTGCTTGCGGCCGATCGTGCCCGAGCCGTCGCGGCCGCGCTCGCCACGGCGCATGTGGTGCCTGCCGGGCGCATGACCATCGTCAATGCGCCGGAGAATCCGGGCCGCATGCACCGCACCGTCGTGATCACCATCGGCTTTGCCGGGGAACGGCAATGA
- the flgB gene encoding flagellar basal body rod protein FlgB: MASDMLFGIHGAALQVRSQRMGLLASNIANASTPGFKAKDIDFRTALSAMEQSDSTGSSSIGNSVRYRVPSQASLDGNTVELSTEQTAFAENAVQYQTTLSFLNGRIGQITRALKGE, from the coding sequence ATGGCCAGCGACATGCTTTTCGGGATCCACGGTGCGGCGCTCCAGGTGCGTTCGCAGCGGATGGGCCTGCTCGCATCGAACATCGCCAATGCGTCGACCCCGGGCTTCAAGGCCAAGGACATCGACTTCCGCACCGCGCTTTCCGCGATGGAGCAGTCGGACAGCACCGGCAGCAGCAGCATCGGGAACTCGGTGCGCTACCGCGTGCCGAGCCAGGCCTCGCTCGACGGCAACACGGTCGAGCTGTCGACCGAGCAGACCGCCTTTGCCGAGAACGCCGTCCAGTATCAGACGACCCTGTCCTTTCTGAACGGGCGGATCGGCCAGATCACCCGCGCGCTGAAGGGCGAATAA
- a CDS encoding flagellar hook capping FlgD N-terminal domain-containing protein, giving the protein MSSAFDTTLNNLGINRTTNSAPTASKGSTSLGQADFLKLMTAQLKNQDPFSPVDNTQMVAQMAQFSSLAGITDMNTTLKAISDKLSGTSASDALAYVGRTVLTEGKVAYGRTSGGIAGAVELDGAATDVTVTIENANGQVLTTQQLGAQPKGTVNYDWDGKTDGGADAGPGPFKVTVTAANAGTSVGSRGLVWSPVAAVSMPASGSPVLTLPGLGQVPISAVRQIG; this is encoded by the coding sequence ATGAGCTCCGCCTTCGATACCACGCTCAACAACCTGGGCATCAACCGCACCACCAACAGCGCGCCGACCGCGTCGAAGGGCTCGACCTCGCTCGGCCAGGCGGATTTCCTGAAGCTGATGACGGCGCAGCTCAAGAACCAGGACCCGTTCTCGCCGGTCGACAACACCCAGATGGTCGCCCAGATGGCCCAGTTCTCGTCGCTGGCCGGCATCACCGACATGAACACGACGCTGAAGGCGATCTCCGACAAGCTGTCGGGCACCAGCGCCAGCGATGCGCTCGCCTATGTCGGCCGGACCGTGCTGACCGAAGGCAAGGTGGCCTATGGCCGCACCTCGGGCGGGATCGCCGGCGCCGTCGAGCTCGATGGCGCGGCAACCGACGTGACCGTCACGATCGAGAATGCCAACGGCCAGGTGCTGACCACGCAGCAGCTTGGCGCCCAGCCCAAGGGCACGGTCAATTACGACTGGGACGGCAAGACCGACGGCGGGGCGGATGCCGGCCCGGGCCCGTTCAAGGTCACCGTGACAGCCGCCAATGCCGGCACCAGCGTCGGTAGCCGCGGCCTTGTCTGGTCGCCGGTCGCCGCTGTGTCGATGCCCGCCTCGGGCTCGCCCGTGCTCACGCTTCCCGGCCTCGGCCAGGTTCCCATTTCCGCCGTTCGCCAGATCGGCTGA
- the flgC gene encoding flagellar basal body rod protein FlgC, producing MADNGLNIFQVAGRAMSAQLVRMNTTASNLANAGAISGSADTAYRTIKPVFRTEYDKATGLATVNVEQIVTAGGDPTKLYDPSHPMADKDGNVFVSAVDETRELVDMMETARSYQNNVEVMQTAKSLILDTLKLGR from the coding sequence ATGGCTGACAACGGCCTCAACATCTTCCAGGTCGCAGGTCGCGCGATGTCGGCGCAGCTCGTGCGGATGAACACCACGGCGTCGAACCTGGCCAATGCCGGGGCGATCTCGGGCAGCGCTGACACCGCCTACCGCACGATCAAGCCGGTGTTCCGCACCGAATATGACAAGGCGACGGGCCTTGCGACCGTCAATGTCGAGCAGATCGTGACCGCCGGCGGCGATCCGACCAAGCTCTACGACCCCTCGCATCCGATGGCTGACAAGGACGGCAACGTCTTCGTCAGCGCGGTCGACGAGACCCGCGAGCTGGTCGACATGATGGAGACCGCCCGCAGCTACCAAAACAATGTGGAGGTGATGCAGACCGCGAAGTCGCTGATCCTCGATACCCTCAAGCTGGGACGCTGA
- a CDS encoding flagella basal body P-ring formation protein FlgA, which yields MSPLFVARLLVPLALLAGPAVAAAPFQDTVAIDRAVAAFTGKAIGEAGGARSIVDTRLKLAACPMVSMAWRGAGQDAVVVTCTGPAWRIFVPVHTVAKPVPAPAPAAPVAVAPVKFAAVIKRGDPVTIAAGSPGFSITREGIAMADAAPGARFLVKVDSAKAPVQAVAIESGRATLPGWTE from the coding sequence ATGTCCCCCTTGTTCGTGGCACGCCTGCTCGTGCCGCTCGCATTGCTCGCCGGTCCCGCTGTCGCGGCGGCGCCCTTTCAGGATACCGTGGCGATCGACCGCGCCGTCGCCGCCTTTACCGGCAAGGCGATCGGCGAGGCCGGGGGCGCGCGCAGCATCGTCGATACCAGGCTGAAGCTCGCCGCCTGTCCGATGGTCTCGATGGCGTGGCGCGGTGCCGGCCAGGATGCGGTAGTGGTGACCTGCACAGGCCCGGCATGGCGGATTTTCGTTCCCGTCCACACCGTTGCGAAGCCAGTCCCGGCACCAGCGCCGGCTGCGCCGGTCGCTGTCGCGCCGGTCAAGTTCGCGGCCGTGATCAAGCGTGGCGATCCGGTGACGATCGCGGCCGGATCGCCCGGCTTCTCGATCACGCGCGAGGGCATCGCGATGGCGGATGCCGCGCCGGGTGCCCGCTTCCTCGTCAAGGTCGATAGCGCCAAGGCGCCGGTACAGGCGGTGGCGATCGAATCGGGCCGTGCAACGCTGCCCGGCTGGACGGAATAA